The Solicola gregarius DNA window ACGACGACGACTCGTTTCGTTCGTTCGCGCGCAAGGCGTGCGAGGAGTACGGGAGCCTCGAGGTCACCGACGAGGTGTGGGACGACTTCGCGAGCCGGATCCGGTACGTGTCGCAGGACTCCGGCTCGCACTATCTCGCCCTTGCCGTCTCCGCGGCGGAGTCCGAGCTCGGGTCTGAGCCGCGGCGTCTGCACTACCTGAGCGTGCCGCCGAAGGCGGCTCTGGCGGTCGTGGCGACCCTCGACGAGGCCGGCCTCGTACCCCGCTCGCGGATCATCATGGAGAAGCCGTTCGGCACCGATCTGCGCAGCGCGATCGCGCTCAACGCGACGCTGCACCAGACCTTCGACGAGCAGCAGATCTTCCGCATCGACCACTTCCTCGGCAAGGAGCCGGCGCAGAACATCCTGGCGTTCCGGTTCGCCAACGGCCTGTTCGAGCCGATCTGGAACCGCAACTTCATCGACCACGTGCAGATCGACGTACCCGAGACGCTCGGCATCGGCACTCGGATCGGCTTCTACGAGGCGACCGGCGCGTACCGGGACATGGTCGTCACGCATCTGTTCCAGATCCTTGCGTTCATGGCGATGGAGCCGCCGACCGCGCTCGAGCCCGACTCGATCAGCGACGAGAAGTACAAGGTGTTCCGGTCGATGACGCCGATCGACCCGGCCAACGTCGTACGCGGGCAGTACTCCGGCTACCGCGAGGAGGACGGCGCGGCGGCCGACTCGGAGACGGAGACGTTCATCGCGTTGAAGGCCGAGATCGACAACTGGCGCTGGGCGGGCGTGCCGTTCTTCCTGCGGACCGGCAAGCAGCTGGCCGAAGGACAGCGGATCATCTCGATCGCGTTCCAGGAGCCGCCGAAGAGCATGTTCCCGGCCGGTTCGGGCGTCGGGGCGCAGGGGCCGGACCACCTGACGTTCGACCTCGCCGACGCGTCCAAGATGTCGTTGTCGTTCTATGGCAAACGACCGGGACCCGGCATGAAGCTGGACAAGCTGAGCCTGCAGTTCGCCATGCAGGACACCACGTACGCGGGCGACGTGCTCGAGGCGTACGAGCGGCTCATCCTGGACGCCATGCGTGGCGACCGCACGTTGTTCACCAGCGCCGAGGGCATCGAGCGACTCTGGGAGATCTCCGAGCCGCTGCTCGACAATCCGCCGCCGGTACGGTCGTACCCGCCGGGATCGTGGGGCCCGAACGCGATCCATCAGCTGGTCGCGCCGAATGCGTGGCGACTGCCGTTCGAGCGCGCCTGGCGTGAGGCGGGCGCCTGACCGAGACGCCGAGAATCGGTCGCGCGGGGGAGTCGCGGTCGCCGCGAACCTGCCAGACTCTTGCGTGTGAGCGACGTTCGTGGCTGGCAGCGGCGGCTCTCGCCGCTGTTGGACCCTGCCATCACGCTCGCGGTCCTGATCGTCTCGATGGTGCCGCTGCTACAGGGCTACGAGGACTCCGACGACCCGGTGCCCGGCTGGGCGTACGTGCTCGTACTCGCGCTGTGCCTGCCGCTTCTCGTACGCCGGCGTTGGCCGTTGGCGGTCGTGATCTGGTGCGGTTCACTTACCGTCGTGTACGGCGTCTCCTCGCTGCCGGACCCGAACGTGCCGTACGCCGGGCTCGTCGCCGTCTACACCGTGACTGCACACACCGACCGGGTGCTTGCGATCGTCACGGCGGTCGTGTCGGCCTTCTCGATCACGCTGTCGATGGTGATCGACTGGTCGCACGTCGATGCCGAGGACCTCACGGTCAACTATCTGATCTTCGCGACGGCATGGCTGCTCGGCGACGGCGCGCGCCGGCGACGCGATCGCGCAGCCGAGCTGGAGCAGCGCGCCGCCGACCTCGAGCGTACGCGCGCGGCCCAGGCACTCGCGGCAGCGGAGGCGGAGCGAAACCGGATCGCCCGCGACATGCATGATGTCGTCGCCCATCACCTCTCGATGATGGTGGTGCAGGCGGAGGCGGGTCCGGTCGCGATCGAGGGCGACCCGCGGCGCGCGGAGGAGGCGTTCGACGCGATCAGCTCCGCGGGCAAGGAGGCGCTAGTCGAGATGAGGCGACTGCTCGGGGTTCTGAAGTCCGAGGAGGCTGCGCCGCTCGCCCCGCAGCGTGGTGTCGCCTCGATCGAGCAGCTCGTCGACCGCGTTCGTGCGGCGGGGATCGACGTGCGCGTCCGTTGCCACGTCGGGGATGAGCCGATCCCAACAGCAGTTGACGTCTCGGCGTACCGCATTGCGCAGGAGGCACTGACGAACTCCGTGCGGCATGGTCATCCGGACAGAGTCGACGTCACCGTCGAGCGGGGTGACGGGGCGCTGACGATCGAAGTCGTGGACGACGGTATCGGGGGCGTCGCCGAGCCCGGCGGGCATGGGCTGATCGCGATGCGCGAGCGTGTCGGGCTGGTCGGCGGCCAGGTCGAGGCGGGGCCCTGTGCCGACGGCGGCTGGTCGGTCCGGGCGACGATG harbors:
- the zwf gene encoding glucose-6-phosphate dehydrogenase, with product MGTNDAAMGPDHPYVVVLFGATGDLAQRKLLPGLLKLDCSGLIPGLQVVACSLDKHDDDSFRSFARKACEEYGSLEVTDEVWDDFASRIRYVSQDSGSHYLALAVSAAESELGSEPRRLHYLSVPPKAALAVVATLDEAGLVPRSRIIMEKPFGTDLRSAIALNATLHQTFDEQQIFRIDHFLGKEPAQNILAFRFANGLFEPIWNRNFIDHVQIDVPETLGIGTRIGFYEATGAYRDMVVTHLFQILAFMAMEPPTALEPDSISDEKYKVFRSMTPIDPANVVRGQYSGYREEDGAAADSETETFIALKAEIDNWRWAGVPFFLRTGKQLAEGQRIISIAFQEPPKSMFPAGSGVGAQGPDHLTFDLADASKMSLSFYGKRPGPGMKLDKLSLQFAMQDTTYAGDVLEAYERLILDAMRGDRTLFTSAEGIERLWEISEPLLDNPPPVRSYPPGSWGPNAIHQLVAPNAWRLPFERAWREAGA
- a CDS encoding sensor histidine kinase codes for the protein MSDVRGWQRRLSPLLDPAITLAVLIVSMVPLLQGYEDSDDPVPGWAYVLVLALCLPLLVRRRWPLAVVIWCGSLTVVYGVSSLPDPNVPYAGLVAVYTVTAHTDRVLAIVTAVVSAFSITLSMVIDWSHVDAEDLTVNYLIFATAWLLGDGARRRRDRAAELEQRAADLERTRAAQALAAAEAERNRIARDMHDVVAHHLSMMVVQAEAGPVAIEGDPRRAEEAFDAISSAGKEALVEMRRLLGVLKSEEAAPLAPQRGVASIEQLVDRVRAAGIDVRVRCHVGDEPIPTAVDVSAYRIAQEALTNSVRHGHPDRVDVTVERGDGALTIEVVDDGIGGVAEPGGHGLIAMRERVGLVGGQVEAGPCADGGWSVRATMPLDAGEPR